The sequence below is a genomic window from Croceicoccus marinus.
TCGTTACGCCATTCTGTATGGATCAAAACTGGGACGGTCCAGCAGGGCTGCGGTCAGTTCACCGCAGAAAAGACTCGGTTGGACTCAAACAGGCCATTAGTACCGTTTGGCGGATAGTTCGCTGCGCTGGTCCGTGCCAGCCAATCCCCTCCACAAACGAAGGGAAGACCGTGACGAACGAACGACAGGCAAGGCGTGACGCGGATGAGATCGAAGGCAAGGCGGCTGCAGTGCATGAGCGGTTGGCCCGCTTGCTGGGTGTAGCTACCGCCCCCGAATGAAACGCCACCGGAGCCACCGAGGGAACCCTGCCCGCGATTATGGGGCGCTCAACCTCGGTGGCTCCGGTAGCTCCCGGCGGACCCCCGCCCCATGGGGGGACACGCGGGCTTGTAATGTACGATATACCGGTTCGGATTTTTGCGGCAAAACTAACCGGTGGTCAGGCTGCCAGCATCCAAGCCGGTGCCCAGTCGCCGAATGCTTCGCCGAAGGCGTCCTCATTGTCGTCCTCGGGTTCGCTATCGGGGTGCTGCAGGGCCTCAATGGGGCGCGGGGGCGGCAAGGTCCGCCACGCCTCTTTCATCTGCTGGGCGCGCTCGAATGTCGGGGTGCCTCGCTCCAGAACGCGAACGGCATCTGCAGCGGCTTCGAATGTCTTGCAGACCTTGGCGGCGCGTCGGCATGCCTCACGTTCGGCATGGCGGCAGGCAAGCTCCGCAATGGAGATGAACCCTGCGGTGTCTTTCACACGGATGCGGTGTCTGCCTTGCGGAGATGACTTCACGGCCTGCAAGGCCCTTGTGGACCTTCCGCGTCTCATCGCAGCCCAGATGTCGTCCCGTAGCGATGCCTCGCGTTCTGCTCGCTCTGCTTGCTGGGCCTCAAGCTTTGCTGCGCGCTGGGCGGCTCGGCAATCCTTGCAGCTTCCGCGATAGCCACCTTTATGTTGGCGTTCAAAAGCGTCGAGCGGCTTGGTCTCGCAACATGATTTGCATGTCTGAAAATCGGTCATTGGCGGGGCTTTTTCTGGAGGTGGTACGGGGCGTGGGTGTGGTGCCCCTCGAGAGCGACAGACCTTTCGGAAATGTCGCCCCCTCGGGGTCATTTTGGACCCTAGCGGGGCCGTTCAGCGATTAGCTGTGGCTGCTTTCGACCGGCACCGGACCTCGTAGAGAGGACAAGCGGTGATGGTGCATGCTTCCACCTGCTGACGCCAGCCGCCGCGTTCTGCGTCATCGTAGATACAGTCACGGCACTTGGCGTCGATGGAGGCACGGAGCGAGCGGCTGGCCATCAGTCTTCGCTGATCCACAGGGTGACCCTTCCGGTCCCGCTGGTGACGCGGAACTGCAGGAAGGGGTGGAAAGGCACAGTGCCGATAGTGTCGGCGGAGACGTCCTGCAGCAGCGGTTGCCATTCGTCTTGCGGACCCTCGCGGCCCGACAGGGAGAACGTTGCGTCTCCTTCGACCACGGCGTGGATTGGGACACGGCCATAGCCGCGTGTGTTCTGCAGGGGGACGCTAGGCTCGTTCTGCCCAACGCCCTCCAAAGTGAGGACTCTCATTGATGTTTCCTTGGGATGAGTTTCAACGGCCCTTTCGCAGGCCGTAATCGTCGCGCCAGTTCGGTTCTCGCGACGGGGAAGCGGGTTTAGGTTCGGGTCTGGCGGGTGGGGCGCTGACGGGGACCGAAGGGGCCTCGGGTTCGTCCTGCTCGAGCGGAACGCTTTCGCGACCGATGACGCGCAATGGCTCACCCTTGGAGATGATCCGCAAACCGCTGGGCGTCACCGAAACGGTCTGCCGGTGCCGCTCGGCATAGAAGGCGGAACCGGGCCGGTCAGGATCCGTGATGGCAGGCTGCGTCTTCATCCGCTTCGGGATGATGTGCCGGGGCTTTCGGCCTCGCATCAGCGGACCTCATTCTTCAGAATGTTTGCCCTGGACCTTGCCCGCTCCTTGATCCGGTCGTCTCGCACCATCTGACGGGCGAGGGTCTCGACCTCTTCCGCATCCTTGCGGGCGTCGTCGATGGCCTTCAGGGCCTTGGCGGATTCTTGGGCCGCCTCGTGCATCCGTTTCATGCCTTCGACACCATAGGTGCCGTCGTCCTTGACCAGCAGAAGCCGGTGACGACGGAGGCTGCGGATATGGGCCGCATAAGCGTCGCGCCGGGTCTGGGGCAGGAAGGGGACTTCCACAGGCTCGTTCTTGCCCGTTTCCTCGTTGTACTCGGTACGGAAGACCACGCGGTCAATCTGCTCCTGATAGGTCGCCATCTCGCGTTCGATGTCGAGAACCTGACGGGCAATCAGCGCCTGCTCTTGATGGTAGGGCAGAGCGTCATCGCTTACGCCGACCCAAGCGCGCTGGCGGGCCGCGACCTCACGCATCTTGGCGAGGACGAGCTTAGATTCCTGCTCATCCCTTTGCTCTGGCGGAAGGTCGCGGAGAGCGGCCAAGATCTCGTGTCGGTCATCTTCGTGCAAAACCTTGACCGTCGGAGGCGAAAAGCGGGTGCCCGGTGCGACCTTCACGGGGCCGGGTACGTCATCGAAGGGATCCATCTTGTAGACCCGATCAAGGTAGGGAGTCAGTTCTGGCTCGGCATTCTGGACGCGGGGTTGCGGGTTGCCGATGTTATCGACCACGGCGCGCATGCCGGTGTCGCTGGAAGTTTCGTTATCAGCCATTGATTGGCCTTTCCTGTCTGGTTGTGTTGGGGCAGCGGCGTCGGGCCGCATGGGGCTGGCTCGGCGCTCCTGCTGGAGACCGAGGGACGACAGAAGCGAACGTGGAAACGTTTCTCTGTCCAAGGGTATGGGTTATTCGGGAATGGGGGTGAGACAGGGATGGCCGGTAGCGGCTGAAGCCTTTCGCTTCTGCAGGTGCCCCGAAGGATCCTTTAGGAATCCCTCATGGTCCCTTACCTGTATCTCCACCCTCCAAGGGTATGGGTTAATTGCGGAATGGCGGGAGACGAACCGCTGAATCGCTTCTCTGTCCAAGGGTGAGGGTTATTCGGGATAGGGGAAGCGGGCACCGCGTGACGGGTATAGCCTTGCGCTTCTGCAGGTGCTCTGAAGGATCCACTTAGGAACCCCCTATGGTCCCTTACCTGTATCTCCACCCTCCAAGAGTGAGGGTTAATCGAACAATGGCGGATTGATGCGGGCGGGCGAGGCCGATGCACCGATAGCGTCGAACCTAGGTTCGCCGTCGATCATCGGTTGGCGCGGCTGCAGGTCGTTCAAGGAATGGGCAGGCGAGGTTGTCCAGTAATCGAGGTGTTGCCCGCGGCTGATCTCCTCGCTGTCCCTGAAAATGAACCCATACTGCGCATAAAAACGGGAGGCGGGGCCGAAAGGGGAGCGGAGGGATCGTCACTCCAGCCCCGTTCAAAATGATGGCAGGAAGCCCTCATTCTTATCGTGGATGAGGTAGCTTGATCGTCGGATAGTCGATTAGGTCAATCAGGCGGGCCTTCTGCGCCAGCGTGATCCCCTCGGGGCTGTAACGGCCATAGGTAAAGCCGCGCTCGTGCCCCAGCACCTGCGCCCATTCGTTCTCAGGAACGCCAGCCCTTTCCATTATTTGCGTGACGTTCTTGCGGAACGAGTGGAATGTCTTGCGGCGGTCGGTGAAGCCACGGGCGAGCTTAAAGCGGCTGAACTCCTTGCCAGCATCCGCGCCTGCTTTCGCCCCCGGTCCCTCGGCATTGAACTTAGGCCAAACACGTTCGCCAGCCTTGCCGGTACGGCCTGCCAGCCAGCTGAGGGCAGGGTGCAGGGGTACTTGTCGGATCCCTGCGGGCGTCTTTGCGTCCTCCACCTGAACATAGGCGATGTCGTCTTCGCTGCGGAGTTGGCCGAATGTCATGGAGGCGATCTCGTCCAGCCGCATGCCGGTATAGAGAGCGACCAAAACTACCTCGGTTACGTCTTGGCGGCTGGGGGGCGGGTTGAAGAGGCGCTTCAGTTCGTCGGGCTGCCAAGGCAGGTAGCTTAGCACGTTCCTGCCAACCGTAAGCCGTCGCCGGAGATCGGAAAACGGATTGCTACCAGAACAACGGTCCCGCTTCTCGCCCCAGTTCCACAGTTCCTGCAGGGCCTGTGCGTGGCGGTTGCTGGTGGCATCGGCAAGACCGTCAGGATGATTGCCGAACTGCTTCACCAACTCGGGCCAGCCCATTTGCTTAGCTTTAGGTGATCGCGCCCAGTTGGGATCGAAGCGGCGCAGCGTGTCCATGAACGCAGCAGCATCGGCACGGCGAATGTCCCGCAGAGGGCGATCCTTGATGAAACCGGCAAACAGCCGATAGGTCGCCTCTTTCTGCTGCTTGGTGTTGCTTTGCTTGAGACCCTTCTGCCGCGCCCACTGCTCAACGAACTCTGCAGCCGTCTCGGAGAATGATTGCTCAAGCTCGCGGCGCGGGGCAGGGCGCTCGTTCCTTCGGATCTCTTGCAGGGCATCCTGCAGGGCTGCGACTTCCACCTCTTCTTCTGGCGTCAGGTCGCGACCTTGGGTGCGGCCTTCAATCTTCTCCAGTGCGATCTCGGCCCCGAGTTCCCTCGGATCGTCTTGTGGGCGCCCTTGGACATTGAGGGTTCCATTCAGAGCGAGGTCCATGATGGTCTCGTGGAGCTCACGCAGGATCCGTTTGGGCGTCGACTGTCCCGGCGTCTGGGTGGCCCATTGCGCCCTGATCGTGACTTCCCATGCCTTGGCCTCAAGCTGGGCCGACGGGCGGTCCAGTGCCGTCATGGTCTTTTGCAGGTACTGCTTGCCCCCGTGGGCCTCCTGCAGGTGCGCTGGAATGCGCACTTTCGCTCGCCATTTATTGTGCCTGCGCTGCAGTGCCAAACCCCTGTCTCCGTCCTTCTGTGGGCCATATATGTGGGCCACATCGGTGGGCCAGAAGGCACGGAAAGACAAGGAAAATATTGCATCTCAGCGAGTTAATACGGGCCGCTCTTGGCCTCCTGCCGCCCCAGCCAACTCATACGGCAGATGTGTATTTAAAATGGTTTTGGCGAATTACGCCTCAGCCAACACGCACTGTACCGATTGGGTGTACCAAGCAACTGTACTAAAAAATGTCCGGGCAAGCGTGACAGCAAGGCGAAAGGCCTTAAGTTCATGCCGCGTACGAAGCTGCAAATATGAAGCGCAGAGGCGCTGTATTTTGCTGGATACGCTCACTCCGCCCGGCCGATTTGGGCGCCTCGAAATCTCATCCTATAATTTGGTCGCTTAGCCTTTTTACAAGTGACCAATGCACCACTCGGCGTCTGCCGGTCGAATTAACGGCCTTTAGTGATAGACTTCGCGTGACCATGATGTTCAGGATCGGGCAGGAAGGCCTTGATGAACATGCGCAAAGAAGAAATCTACGCGGCAGAACTTCGTTCCTATCATGATTGGTTGATCAATGCCGATGCTCTCGAACTTTCGATGGAAGGAGCGATGTCTGCCTGGGTTCGAAAGAGTCGCCTTGATTTTTTAGACCGGTGCACCAACCCCTTTCGCGAAGCGGTTCGTTGCACCGACACAGTTCCAGTCATGCGCGAGAGCCTGAACTTACGTCAGTTTTTGGCGAGCTAATCCGAAGCCGTGAACGACCGCAATGTCGGCGGTTTCAGTCGGCAGCTTCGCGCCTTGTCGATGTGTGAGCGTGCTGACATCTCCTCGACGGGAGGATTTGGTCGCGCTCCAAACTTTATTACCGACACTGGCCGCCGCGTGGCATGACGCCCCGGAAACGAGTGCTTGCTTCAACCGTCGACGGTTCGAGCCAGACCGGAGCGACGATGGCCGAATGGAAGAATTGCTCATCTTTGGCGCTGTTATTGGAAGCACCAATTGTGCAACTGCGCTGGCTTTTGGCCCGCTTGGCATGAGGGTCTGCCGTTACCGCGTATTGCCGGTATTCGGCACATTTGAGTTTGCACCTCCTCTGTTCGGTTTGTGGCTCGGTCGTCAGGCGTCGTCTTTTATCGCCGAAGCAGCGGAGTGGCTCGGGCATCGATAACCTCATGGCGGGCTTCAGTCTGGGTCTCGATGCGTCGGACCCGCTTTTGATTGCGGCCAAGACCGCTTTGTTTTCGATGGCGTTCGCTGAGTTTGGCTTGCAGCTTAAGGCCCGGGCAAGCGGTCCGAGTCGTAAGTTAGCAGAAGCAGGTATCCGGCTCCTTCTGATCGCACTCGCGGCAGCAAGGGCGGCGGGCGTAATCTGATGGACGAATTGATAAGCAGAGCGTTGCAATACATTGCAGCAAACAGCTTCTGGGCTGGCCCTGTAGTCGGCCTGCTGGCTTTCGGCGAATCCCTTGCTTTCGTGGGCGTGCTGATACCGGGGACTGCCCTGCTACTTGGCGTGGGCGGCCTTGTGGGTGCCGGGGTGCTCGACCCGCTCTGGATCGCGTCCTGGCTGTTCTTCGGAGCGATCACCGGCAATTGGGCGTCCTACGTGATCGGCAGAAAGATCGGGCCGCAAGTTTATCGGCGCTGGCCGCTGAACCGTAACCGGCGGGCCGTGGCCCGAGCGCGGCTGTTCTTCCGCCGCTACGGCTTTGCTGCAGTTTTTCTCAGCCGCTTTCTAGGACCGCTCCGCGCCGTCCTTCCGGTGGTCGCAGGCGTCATGGAGATGAGCGCGCGGCGCTTTCAGGCGGCGAACCTGCTATCGGGCGGGCTTTGGGTGCCTGCAATTCTGGGACCCGGTTATCTTGCCGCCGACGCTTTGCCGGAAGGGGGAATAACGCAAATGCACGTCCTGCTTTTTGCCGTTGGCGTGCTCGCGATCACCGGCGCAGGCACATGGATTGGCGCAAGGCTGATGCGGGGCAGACGCTGAGCGGAATGCCGCACCAATCCGAGGGGAGGTCCCATCCTGAACGGGTCACGGTTCGCCGCAACAGATTTATCATTGAGAACTCGGCTCTTACCCTGACGATCGGAATGAGCGGAGATATCATGAGGAAAGTCGCATTCGCGCTCGTGTCGGCCCTTTTGATGATCGTTGTTGGCGACGCTCTGGCCCCGGATGCGCCAGCGCAAAGCCAGCCGCCCGACGCTTCGTCCGCTGAAGTCCCACCAGTTGGCGAGTTTGGCGATGTGGCGGCGGCGCGGTTTGCACCCGCGGCCTTGGAGATGGAGCGGATTGCCGCCAGTAATTCGATGGCCGAAGAGGAGCAGCAAGCGGCAATGATCAATGCAGTCCGGCAGGTCGGACGCAAGCTGCAAGGATTTCACCAGATTGCCTTGGCTCATCAGGCTGACACTGGTTTACCACAGCGGATCGAAGTGGCTGCAGAACAGCACGTCGCGGAGGCATAGCACGGCCAACCTGCACAGAATCAGAAGGCCGTTTGCCAGCGCGACGATCCTTAGGAGCTGTCAGCGCGCAGGCGGCAGCGTACCTCAAGCGCAGCTTTTGGAGATGAACTAGACGAGTTCTGAACGCGCGATCGCAAAGGGCGCACCCCGGGGCGGCGCTGAGCGGACCTTATCGGGATCTCGCCGGCGCTCGATCCAATTTGCTTCCATGGAGGAGATTGACATTTTGAAGTTTCTGGGTGGCACTGTTGGAATAATCTTTCTCATCGGGCTGTTGGTCGTGATAGGATTGTTGGCGCTGATATTCTAAAGTCGCGCCTGACAGCACCGCTGCGTTGCGCCCCTTGGCGCTGACCAGGTGGCCTGCTGATCGGGACTATGGCTCTACTTATATTCTACGTCGCGCTAGCGCTTGCGTCCTTCCTGTACTCGCTGCTCGAAGCAACACTGCTCACCATTACTCCGTCTTCCATTCGCTCGGCGGCTCAGAACGGTGCAAAGTGGGCAGGCGGGCTCAAAAAGCTGAAAGATGATGTCGAGCGCCCGCTAAAAGCGATACTGACGCTCAATACCGTCGCTTACACAATGATCTGCAGGAATATGCCCGGGAACTAGCGCGAGCCAAGTCTTGGGGTGCGCGCCGGGAATCTACTTGGGCTGATTTACGAAATTGATCGGCAGTGATTACGCAGGACGTTTCTAGGCACCGAAAAGGGGCTGCGCAGTAACGCAGCCCCCAAAATCCCGTGAAATACTCAGTATCTCGTGGTGGTGTCGCCCGTGTTGGTCGTAGTCGTGGCTGAAGGGCGGGTGCGTGATGAATAGCCTTGATGTTCGTGCAGAATCGTCTCCACTTCGGTGCGCGTCGCTCCGCTATCATCGATGTCGACGCCGACCCAGTATCCGCCTTGCTGGATCTGCTCGTCATAATATCGCGCATCCTCTTCATCGACGCCGTAATCCATCAATGCCCCGGTAAGCCCGCCGATGGCTCCGCCAACCACCGCGCTGGTCGCAGCTGCACTGCCGATAACGCCAAGGGCCTCGGCAACTGCGCCGGCAGCTATGAACGGCCCCACGCCGGGAATCGCCAGCGCGGCTAGGCCAGCAACTGCGCCAGTTCCTGCCCCGATGGCCAGACCTTTGCCGGCGCCGCTGGCCTTGGTGTCAGTGTGATCGTGATCACTTCCGTGCGCCTGTTCGAAATCGTCGTCATTCCGGCTGATCACCGAGATCGCTTTCTCACGCACGCCGCGCTCACGCAGTTGATCGATTGCGCGCTCGGCATTGTTCCTGTTGTCGAAAACTGCTGATGCAACGTTCTTGCTCATCGCCATGATCCTCTCACCCATCCAGCTGAATTGCTGGAACCATTAACCAATGGGGCGTGGCAGCGATCGTTCCGACCGCCGGTTCACATAGGGTCGCGTATAGGCGCGGCGAGAGGGAAATTCGGAACGATATCAACGGGTCCTTCGTTCATCATGGGTACAGTAACGGAGAAAACATGATGAAACTCAGACTCAGCGCTCTTTTTGCCCTCGGGATGCTTGCGGCTTGCGGAGACGATGCCACCCCCGCGCAGGAGCAACAGGCTGAGCAGCTCGAAGAGCGAGCGGACATGATCGAGGAAGCCGGCGACGAGCGCGCAGAGATGATCGACGAAAGGACCGATGCACGCGCCGATGCGCTCAACGACCGTGCGGACGCCCTTGAAGACGGGGATGTCCCGGTTGGCAGTTCGCCGGTGGGTGCAACTGGTACACAGGGCAGCATGATGAACGATGCACCGGCCGCCAATACGGGCGCGCCGCCGGCAAATGCCGCGGGTGCGGGCGAGAACGGCTGACGCCGTGCGATGGCGGGAGCGTGAGGGAGGGCTCAAGTGGGGTCTTGCGGCAGCTGCCGCTCTCGCTTTCGTGACAAGCTTTGGGGGCGGGGACGCCATCCGTGATGCGGATCATGACGCTGGCACGGCTAGCGAGCGGTCAGCGAAGGTGACGCCAGCAATTGGCACTGCGGCAGCAGCCGATCGACAGGAACGGCTGGAACCGGGGCTATCGGCCGTGAATGTGCACTATCTGGACGGCACCCTCGCTCCCTCGGAAACAGAGCTGGCGAGAACAGCAAGTCTGCAGGCTAGCTTCGCAGATACGGGCATTGGCGAATTGGCGGGGGAAGCAAATCCGATATACCTGGCGCTCCTTGAAGGGCTACGGACTTATCAGGAAGAATGGAGTGTGCTTCCGCAGATTGCCCTCGGGAATTCGCCAGTTGAGGTCGGAGACCAAGGTACGGAAGTCGCCAACTTGTTCCAGCGTCTTGGCTTGGCGGCCGCGAGCGATGGCCGTTTCGACGACACGCTCGCGAAAAAGATTGCTGAGTTCCAGGAGATCCACGGCTTGCCGGTCACGGGCATGGCCGATGCAGCTACGATCGCAGCGCTCAATCGCGGCAGCGCCCATTACGAAGCCATCATCCGCGCTAATCTGGAACGGGCGCGACGCATCTCGGCAAAGGCAGACGGTAAGTTTGTGTTGGTGAACACGGCGGCGGCCGATTTGATCGCCTTCGAACAGGGGCAGCCCGCTTTGCGCATGAAGGTCGCCCTCGGCAGCACAGACCGACCAACGGTGGCGCTGGCGGACAGAATTGAAACGATCGTGGTCAATCCACCATGGAACCTGCCCCCGCATCTGGTGCAGTCGATGATAGCTCCCGAAGTGGTCCGGGAGGGTATCGGATATCTGGAGGAGAACGGCTATGTCGTACTCTCCGACTGGTCAGACGACGCCGTGGCAGCAGATCCCGCTTCGGTAGACTGGCAGGCTGTAAGCGAAGGAAAGGCTTTCGCGCGAGTCCGCCAGAACCCGGGTGTGGACCGGCGTGCAAAAGGGACCCCGTTAGCGGGGTGATCGGCGTCTAAAAGGGACCCTTCATTCTGATGGTGTAGTTGACCGCCTGGTTTTCCAGGTGGTGAGATCGGGATGTTGGTGGTGGAGACGATTGTTCGGATTCGGCGGGAGCACGCGA
It includes:
- a CDS encoding CNNM domain-containing protein, which encodes MALLIFYVALALASFLYSLLEATLLTITPSSIRSAAQNGAKWAGGLKKLKDDVERPLKAILTLNTVAYTMICRNMPGN
- a CDS encoding general stress protein; this encodes MSKNVASAVFDNRNNAERAIDQLRERGVREKAISVISRNDDDFEQAHGSDHDHTDTKASGAGKGLAIGAGTGAVAGLAALAIPGVGPFIAAGAVAEALGVIGSAAATSAVVGGAIGGLTGALMDYGVDEEDARYYDEQIQQGGYWVGVDIDDSGATRTEVETILHEHQGYSSRTRPSATTTTNTGDTTTRY
- a CDS encoding DedA family protein, yielding MDELISRALQYIAANSFWAGPVVGLLAFGESLAFVGVLIPGTALLLGVGGLVGAGVLDPLWIASWLFFGAITGNWASYVIGRKIGPQVYRRWPLNRNRRAVARARLFFRRYGFAAVFLSRFLGPLRAVLPVVAGVMEMSARRFQAANLLSGGLWVPAILGPGYLAADALPEGGITQMHVLLFAVGVLAITGAGTWIGARLMRGRR
- a CDS encoding tyrosine-type recombinase/integrase, with the translated sequence MALQRRHNKWRAKVRIPAHLQEAHGGKQYLQKTMTALDRPSAQLEAKAWEVTIRAQWATQTPGQSTPKRILRELHETIMDLALNGTLNVQGRPQDDPRELGAEIALEKIEGRTQGRDLTPEEEVEVAALQDALQEIRRNERPAPRRELEQSFSETAAEFVEQWARQKGLKQSNTKQQKEATYRLFAGFIKDRPLRDIRRADAAAFMDTLRRFDPNWARSPKAKQMGWPELVKQFGNHPDGLADATSNRHAQALQELWNWGEKRDRCSGSNPFSDLRRRLTVGRNVLSYLPWQPDELKRLFNPPPSRQDVTEVVLVALYTGMRLDEIASMTFGQLRSEDDIAYVQVEDAKTPAGIRQVPLHPALSWLAGRTGKAGERVWPKFNAEGPGAKAGADAGKEFSRFKLARGFTDRRKTFHSFRKNVTQIMERAGVPENEWAQVLGHERGFTYGRYSPEGITLAQKARLIDLIDYPTIKLPHPR
- a CDS encoding peptidoglycan-binding protein, with amino-acid sequence MNVHYLDGTLAPSETELARTASLQASFADTGIGELAGEANPIYLALLEGLRTYQEEWSVLPQIALGNSPVEVGDQGTEVANLFQRLGLAAASDGRFDDTLAKKIAEFQEIHGLPVTGMADAATIAALNRGSAHYEAIIRANLERARRISAKADGKFVLVNTAAADLIAFEQGQPALRMKVALGSTDRPTVALADRIETIVVNPPWNLPPHLVQSMIAPEVVREGIGYLEENGYVVLSDWSDDAVAADPASVDWQAVSEGKAFARVRQNPGVDRRAKGTPLAG